TACGAGGTCGTGTTCGTCGAGGACGCGATGAGCAGCATGCAGGCCGACATGCACAAGTTCGCCTGCGAACACACCTTCCGCATCATGGGCAAGGTGCGCTCCACGCGTCATGTGATCGACGCGCTGCAGGCGGGGACGGGCGACGCCTGAGGCACCTGTCGATCGTCCCCGCGCAAGCGGGGACCCATGTTGAACAACAGAATTAGGTATCTTTGAAGCACTGCAGCGTTGAAACACTGCAGCGCGCCTGGCAGCCTGGCGCCTGAAGTTCAGCATGGCGGGAACAGCCCGATGGCTGTCCCGTCCGCGCGGAAGTCGTTTCCGGCAGTGCTGGAAAGTCGTTTTCAGCAGTGCTGGAAAGTCGTTTTCAGCAGTGCTGGAAACGACAGGCTTGCTTATTTGCGCGGTGCCGCCTGCTGGCTGTTCGCGGCCTGCGCCTGGGCCTGCCTTTGTTGCTCCCGCTCCTGCTTCTTCGCCATATGGTGGCCGATGGCGCAGCCGGCGGCCGCGCCGAGCAGGCCGTGCTTGCCGGCCACGTGGCCGCCCACGCCGCCGACGAGGGCGCCTTTCGCGCAGCTGGGTTTGGCGTAGGCAACGCCCGTCGAAGCGAGCGAGAGCATCAGGGTTGCGGCGATCAGTTTGGTGTTCATAAGTCCTCCATGGTTATGCAATCAACGGCCCAATGCCGTCCATGGATGACAGCTTAAACGCGGCCGCGCCGGTTGAATGTTCGCCAGATCACCGTTGCGGCAGACTGTCATGTCTGTCAGCGCTTATTTCGTATTTCCGCCGCGATTTCGTACGAGCGCAGGCGCGCCGTGTGGTCGTAGATCTGCGACGTGATCATCAGCTCGTCCGCGCCGGTACGCGCGATGAAGGCCTTGATTTGTTGTTCGACGGTCTCCGGCGAACCGATCGCCGAGCACGACAGCACGCCGTCGAGCATGCCGCGTTCCGCCGGGCCCAGCAGGTCGAGATAGCCTTCGACGGGCGGTTTCAAACGCGTCGGGTGCCCGCTGCGCAGGTTGACGAACGCCTGCTGCATCGAGGTCGCGCGCCATTGCGCTTCCGCATCGGTCTCGGCGGCGAACACGTTAAAGCCGAGCATCACGTACGGCTTGTCGAGCTGGGCCGACGGACGGAAGTTGGCGCGGTAGATCTCGATGGCCTGCATCATCATCTGCGGTGCGAAGTGCGATGCGAACGCGTACGGCAGGCCGAGCATCGCGGCCAGTTGCGCGCCGAACAGGCTGGAGCCGAGGATCCACACCGGCACCCTGAGGCCGGCGCCGGGGACGGCGCGCACCTGGCGGCGCGGCGACTCCGCAAAATAATCCATCAGTTCCACGACGTCCTGCGGGAACTCGTCGGCGTCGGACGCGAGGTTGCGGCGCAGGGCGCGCGCCGTCGCGTGGTCGGAACCGGGCGCGCGGCCGAGGCCCAGGTCGATGCGGCCAGGAAA
This genomic stretch from Massilia putida harbors:
- a CDS encoding LLM class flavin-dependent oxidoreductase; the encoded protein is MIPFSILDLAPITEGSDAAESFRRSLDLAQHGERWGYHRFWLAEHHGMPGIASAATAVLIAHVGNGTSTIRLGAGGIMLPNHSPLVIAEQFGTLESLFPGRIDLGLGRAPGSDHATARALRRNLASDADEFPQDVVELMDYFAESPRRQVRAVPGAGLRVPVWILGSSLFGAQLAAMLGLPYAFASHFAPQMMMQAIEIYRANFRPSAQLDKPYVMLGFNVFAAETDAEAQWRATSMQQAFVNLRSGHPTRLKPPVEGYLDLLGPAERGMLDGVLSCSAIGSPETVEQQIKAFIARTGADELMITSQIYDHTARLRSYEIAAEIRNKR